The following coding sequences are from one Nitrospiraceae bacterium window:
- a CDS encoding type II toxin-antitoxin system RelE/ParE family toxin — MRRSRGDKPLVWLRGEVKTPPFSQAGRLEAGYLLRLLQQGESLGLPHSRPMPVIGSRCHELRINDEAGTFRIIYRADTDAVVILDVFMKKTPQTPQSVIASCKRRLREYERQGEGGE; from the coding sequence GTGAGGAGATCCAGAGGAGACAAACCTCTGGTCTGGCTCCGGGGTGAGGTCAAAACACCGCCTTTTTCCCAAGCTGGGCGACTCGAAGCAGGATATCTCCTCAGATTATTGCAACAAGGAGAATCGCTTGGGCTTCCGCACTCACGGCCTATGCCGGTCATCGGATCACGATGTCATGAATTGCGCATTAATGACGAGGCCGGCACGTTTCGCATCATATATAGGGCGGATACCGACGCGGTTGTCATCCTCGATGTCTTCATGAAGAAGACACCGCAGACACCACAATCGGTCATTGCATCCTGTAAGCGCCGACTCCGCGAGTACGAGCGACAGGGTGAGGGAGGGGAGTAA
- a CDS encoding AbrB/MazE/SpoVT family DNA-binding domain-containing protein yields the protein MKARVVRIGNSRGIRIPKAIIEQCHLHGAVDLEIQQGQLVIRSATKARGGWDQAFEQMHRHGDDQLMDRESASTSTWDRKDWTW from the coding sequence ATGAAAGCGCGCGTCGTGCGAATCGGTAATTCCAGAGGAATCCGGATTCCCAAGGCCATCATAGAACAGTGCCACTTGCACGGAGCGGTCGATTTAGAAATCCAACAGGGGCAATTGGTCATTCGATCGGCCACCAAAGCACGAGGCGGGTGGGACCAAGCCTTTGAGCAGATGCACCGTCATGGCGACGATCAACTGATGGACCGCGAATCCGCTTCAACCTCCACGTGGGACCGGAAAGACTGGACGTGGTAG
- a CDS encoding DUF4926 domain-containing protein, with amino-acid sequence MIKEHDRVVLVAAVPSEGLVAGDVGTVVHVYRDGQAYEVEFTTLEGKTAAVVTLEVSQVRPIGKREITHARELASR; translated from the coding sequence ATGATTAAAGAGCATGATCGAGTGGTATTGGTCGCCGCCGTGCCTTCCGAAGGCTTGGTGGCGGGGGATGTCGGTACGGTGGTTCACGTCTATCGTGATGGCCAGGCCTACGAAGTGGAATTCACCACCTTGGAAGGGAAGACTGCTGCTGTCGTCACGCTGGAAGTTTCCCAGGTGCGTCCAATCGGCAAACGCGAGATCACACACGCCCGCGAGCTTGCTTCACGCTAG
- a CDS encoding HIT family protein encodes MKRDRDATDFRALRESYDHREDTCPFCARQKAGNISLENELCFGIKDEYPVTDFHMLVIPKRHVSDFFELYEPERHACVRLLDEAKRRSKQQDPTIAGFNVGINVGEAAGQTVHHCHVHLIPRRSGDVEQPRGGVRNVIPGKGAY; translated from the coding sequence ATGAAGCGTGATCGGGATGCCACTGACTTCCGGGCGTTGCGCGAATCCTATGACCATCGCGAGGACACTTGCCCGTTCTGCGCTCGACAGAAAGCCGGTAACATCTCTCTGGAGAACGAACTGTGTTTTGGAATCAAGGATGAATACCCGGTGACTGATTTCCACATGCTGGTCATCCCGAAGAGACACGTGTCGGATTTCTTTGAACTGTACGAGCCTGAAAGACATGCTTGTGTTCGGCTCTTAGACGAAGCAAAGCGCAGATCGAAGCAGCAGGATCCTACCATTGCGGGTTTCAATGTTGGCATCAACGTGGGCGAAGCCGCCGGCCAAACCGTTCATCATTGCCACGTCCATTTGATTCCTAGGCGAAGCGGCGATGTCGAGCAGCCTCGCGGAGGTGTGCGAAACGTCATTCCAGGCAAGGGAGCTTATTAG
- a CDS encoding HNH endonuclease signature motif containing protein encodes MTYKQLVDFIERRMRMSHIYQPVMLLTLLQHDGECSETDIARAISMHDPTQIEYYEAITRNMVGRVLTRHGIVKRDGKRFSLLAAHSLSKDQRTELRRLLMAKLDQYIAKRGERIWQHRKLALGDISGTVKYEVLKRASTRCELCGISNSDRALEVDHIVPRNHGGSDEVANLQALC; translated from the coding sequence ATGACCTACAAACAACTCGTTGACTTTATTGAACGTCGTATGAGGATGTCGCATATCTACCAGCCCGTTATGCTCCTGACTCTGCTGCAGCACGACGGCGAATGCTCAGAGACCGACATTGCACGGGCTATCTCGATGCATGATCCAACCCAGATTGAATACTACGAAGCGATCACAAGAAATATGGTCGGTCGCGTGCTGACCCGGCACGGAATTGTGAAGCGGGATGGCAAGCGGTTTAGTCTTCTGGCCGCACATTCACTTTCAAAGGACCAACGTACTGAACTCCGACGACTACTGATGGCAAAGCTGGATCAATATATTGCAAAGCGGGGTGAAAGGATCTGGCAGCATCGCAAGCTGGCACTCGGCGACATCTCGGGAACCGTCAAATATGAAGTCCTAAAACGAGCAAGCACACGCTGCGAACTCTGCGGCATCTCGAACAGTGATCGCGCTCTCGAAGTTGACCACATTGTTCCTAGGAACCATGGCGGCAGCGATGAAGTCGCCAATCTACAGGCTCTTTGCTAA
- a CDS encoding PilZ domain-containing protein, producing the protein MDGLTHLGYQRRTQLRASVQLPATFLTPQLVGGGVIQDASRTGLRIDTLEPVSVGMAFAIQVYFPQEPGPLTIDEAVVQWTNGTQFGARFTKLDDAVLPRLDTFYVLALEEQLQSLAEFLTALSAPTSALEWLRTSGRAHPSLSL; encoded by the coding sequence ATGGACGGGTTGACACACCTCGGGTACCAGAGACGAACGCAACTGCGCGCCTCTGTCCAACTCCCCGCGACGTTTCTGACGCCACAGTTGGTCGGCGGCGGCGTGATTCAGGACGCGTCCCGTACAGGTCTGCGCATTGACACGCTTGAGCCGGTGTCAGTCGGTATGGCCTTCGCGATACAGGTCTACTTCCCTCAGGAGCCTGGGCCGTTGACGATTGACGAGGCGGTCGTGCAATGGACCAACGGCACCCAGTTTGGGGCGAGGTTCACCAAACTGGATGATGCGGTCTTGCCAAGACTGGACACCTTCTATGTCCTTGCCTTAGAGGAGCAGTTGCAGTCACTGGCGGAGTTCTTAACCGCACTCTCTGCACCAACGTCTGCTCTGGAATGGCTGAGGACGTCCGGCAGGGCTCATCCCTCTCTCAGCCTGTGA
- a CDS encoding type II toxin-antitoxin system prevent-host-death family antitoxin, with amino-acid sequence MKFTNVRELKTKTSEMLRTVERGNTVLVTTHGRPTAMLVPVTEDDIEDALLAYSPTLRKKIEEGLKDIRAGRRMSLSDYKAKRRMKKARKA; translated from the coding sequence GTGAAATTCACGAACGTGCGCGAACTCAAGACCAAGACGTCCGAGATGCTCAGGACGGTCGAACGAGGAAACACGGTCCTCGTCACCACGCACGGACGACCAACTGCCATGCTGGTCCCCGTGACCGAGGACGACATCGAAGACGCCTTGCTGGCCTATAGCCCGACGTTGCGCAAAAAGATCGAAGAGGGCCTCAAAGACATCCGCGCGGGGCGGAGGATGTCGCTGTCCGACTACAAAGCCAAGCGACGGATGAAGAAGGCCCGCAAGGCGTGA
- a CDS encoding endonuclease NucS domain-containing protein, which translates to MPYIFLVNETNRHICIQHRLFGVPATDRARSQISSVVKGDQLFLYIYGTGLLYGPFRAESNLFLEKYPEQGPWNLSPVDKKHGYYPYRLHVSTDELRGHGIPFKKIERLNIGLNTELLQRKSVVYASPFQAHIFEELLRDLPVEREVGPVAEKDFSHLESIYTRTVEVTDSQEKALQLLVQKNFEQLEEGVKPVTSYFNVQYGTIRGEIDILGQDKERNYVVTELKAENLKKDIWTQLLTYSHVIRDIYAKHEGVEVRTFLICPGFDRRTFYSYPELKKLLKRQESVRVFKYETNFKDRISFEEIPVTI; encoded by the coding sequence ATGCCGTATATCTTCCTCGTTAATGAAACGAATCGTCACATCTGTATCCAACACAGATTATTTGGGGTGCCTGCAACAGATCGCGCAAGGAGCCAGATCAGCAGCGTAGTCAAAGGTGACCAGCTATTTCTCTATATCTATGGAACCGGGTTGTTGTACGGCCCGTTTAGAGCAGAATCTAATCTATTCCTGGAGAAATATCCTGAGCAAGGACCGTGGAACCTTTCACCCGTTGATAAGAAGCACGGCTACTATCCCTATCGCTTGCATGTCAGCACCGACGAGCTTCGGGGCCATGGTATCCCGTTCAAGAAAATCGAACGATTGAACATAGGTTTGAATACTGAACTTCTTCAACGGAAGAGCGTTGTATATGCGTCTCCCTTTCAAGCGCACATCTTTGAAGAGCTACTGCGCGATCTGCCAGTGGAACGAGAGGTGGGACCCGTGGCAGAGAAGGATTTTTCTCACCTTGAGAGCATATACACGAGAACGGTGGAGGTGACCGACAGCCAAGAGAAAGCCCTGCAGCTTCTAGTTCAAAAAAACTTCGAACAGCTGGAGGAAGGAGTTAAGCCTGTCACATCTTACTTCAACGTGCAGTACGGCACAATTCGCGGGGAGATCGATATTTTAGGTCAAGACAAAGAGCGCAATTACGTTGTTACGGAGCTAAAAGCAGAAAACCTGAAGAAGGATATCTGGACCCAACTACTCACCTATTCCCATGTGATTAGAGACATCTATGCCAAGCATGAAGGGGTAGAGGTGCGTACGTTCTTAATTTGTCCGGGCTTTGATCGCAGGACTTTCTATTCTTATCCTGAACTGAAGAAGCTTCTAAAAAGGCAAGAGTCTGTGCGTGTGTTCAAGTACGAGACGAATTTCAAAGACCGAATATCATTCGAAGAGATTCCGGTCACGATTTAA
- a CDS encoding type II toxin-antitoxin system RelE/ParE family toxin: MRKEIGEALRELQKGISLGMPLSRPMPEVASGVHELRVRGKTRAVRIFYFVKLAEVILVFRAFQKKTQKTPQREVAIGQQRLKEVRHGKD, translated from the coding sequence ATCCGGAAGGAGATCGGAGAAGCACTCCGCGAGCTACAAAAAGGCATCAGCTTGGGTATGCCGCTCAGCAGGCCGATGCCAGAAGTGGCATCGGGCGTACATGAACTCAGAGTCAGGGGAAAAACAAGGGCCGTCCGAATCTTTTACTTTGTCAAACTGGCCGAGGTGATTCTGGTGTTTCGCGCCTTTCAGAAGAAGACCCAGAAAACGCCTCAACGTGAAGTGGCCATCGGTCAACAGCGACTCAAAGAGGTGCGACATGGCAAGGACTAA
- a CDS encoding helix-turn-helix domain-containing protein, which produces MRKRKRASLEAAGWAVGSVKEFLGLSEADAVLIEMKLALSRSLRDRRKKHGLSQVQLAERLQSSQSRVAKMEAGDPSVSMDLLVSSLLLLGASSTDLAKAIRGEGRSKNGRAA; this is translated from the coding sequence ATGAGGAAAAGAAAACGTGCAAGCTTGGAAGCCGCAGGGTGGGCAGTAGGATCGGTAAAGGAGTTTCTCGGCCTGTCTGAAGCCGACGCGGTCTTGATTGAAATGAAGCTGGCCCTCAGCCGTAGCCTTCGGGACCGGCGAAAGAAACATGGTCTGTCACAGGTTCAGCTCGCTGAACGACTCCAATCGAGTCAATCTCGGGTTGCCAAAATGGAAGCGGGGGATCCCTCAGTCTCAATGGATCTCCTCGTCAGCTCGCTGCTCCTGCTCGGAGCCAGCTCGACCGACCTTGCCAAAGCCATTCGGGGCGAAGGCCGAAGCAAGAACGGACGTGCCGCATAA
- a CDS encoding PilZ domain-containing protein: MKQPVKDRRRTIGAARFEVNMDVHISGLNPQGIGFEGIGVVRNLSIRGALIETHALVTTDDQLTLLLTLPNQAELLEIPAVAVRWVRGHQLGVEFLKPGTETSRTLMTYLSGIHNVVRAQQKAG, translated from the coding sequence ATGAAGCAACCAGTGAAGGACAGGAGAAGAACGATCGGGGCAGCCCGCTTCGAGGTGAACATGGATGTGCACATCTCCGGTCTGAACCCTCAAGGAATAGGATTTGAAGGTATCGGAGTCGTCCGCAATTTGTCGATCCGCGGTGCGCTGATTGAGACTCATGCCCTCGTGACGACGGACGACCAATTGACATTGCTCCTGACGCTCCCAAACCAGGCCGAGCTCTTGGAAATACCCGCCGTCGCCGTTCGGTGGGTCCGAGGCCACCAGCTCGGTGTTGAGTTTCTCAAGCCGGGGACCGAGACGTCTCGGACACTCATGACGTATCTGTCCGGTATTCACAATGTGGTTCGGGCGCAACAGAAGGCTGGGTAG
- a CDS encoding NnrS family protein has protein sequence MSETPIEIRVSQPGRPKAESDDEPTFPRYDGPAFLSYGFRPFFLFASLFAGAAIPVWVLIFAGVSSWAFQYPAREWHVHEMLFGFLPAVMTGFLLTAIPNWTGRPPVSGIPLLSLFVLWLAGRLLLAMPWSIPIVAAIVDGAFLVVVAALAWREIVAGGSWGQAPIGVMITLYAGANLLFHVLALRGTVTDLPEHVALALILLLLTLIGGRVTPNFTREFLIQHNRPAISASLSPVDAVAMVLVVVAALAWIVQPESVAAGGTLVAAGMANLIRLSRWRGWMVWREPLVLILHLGYGWLTLSLLALGGAMFGIGLPAANAVHVLTTGAVGAMTLAIMTRASLGHTGRPKHADSKTVLIYVLVNLGAVLRVVVPTPDAPTALTHLMLIVAAVGWSGAYILFALIYGPFLLRPSLDD, from the coding sequence ATGTCGGAGACACCGATCGAGATACGAGTCAGCCAGCCTGGCCGGCCTAAAGCCGAGTCGGACGATGAACCGACCTTTCCTCGGTACGATGGCCCAGCCTTCCTGTCGTACGGATTCCGACCGTTTTTCCTCTTTGCTTCGTTGTTCGCCGGCGCGGCGATTCCGGTCTGGGTGTTGATCTTCGCCGGTGTGAGCAGTTGGGCTTTCCAGTATCCCGCGCGAGAGTGGCACGTCCATGAAATGCTCTTCGGTTTTCTGCCAGCCGTGATGACCGGTTTCCTGCTGACAGCGATCCCCAATTGGACCGGGCGTCCTCCGGTCAGCGGCATCCCGCTGCTGTCGTTGTTCGTCTTGTGGCTGGCAGGACGACTGCTCCTCGCCATGCCGTGGTCCATTCCCATTGTGGCTGCGATCGTGGACGGAGCCTTTCTCGTGGTTGTGGCCGCGCTCGCCTGGCGCGAGATTGTCGCCGGAGGCAGCTGGGGCCAGGCGCCGATCGGTGTGATGATCACGCTGTATGCCGGCGCGAATCTTCTGTTTCACGTGCTGGCGCTCCGCGGGACCGTGACGGATCTCCCGGAGCATGTGGCGCTCGCGCTCATCCTGCTATTGTTGACGCTCATTGGTGGGCGAGTGACGCCCAACTTTACCCGCGAATTCTTGATCCAGCACAACAGGCCCGCGATTTCTGCCTCTCTTTCTCCTGTCGATGCCGTCGCGATGGTGCTGGTCGTGGTGGCCGCCCTCGCATGGATCGTTCAGCCCGAGAGCGTCGCGGCAGGTGGAACGTTAGTCGCGGCGGGGATGGCGAATCTGATTCGTCTCTCGCGCTGGCGCGGGTGGATGGTGTGGCGCGAGCCGTTGGTGCTGATCCTCCATCTGGGCTATGGGTGGCTGACGCTGTCGCTGCTGGCTCTCGGAGGCGCGATGTTTGGGATCGGTCTGCCGGCGGCGAACGCCGTGCATGTCCTCACGACCGGAGCAGTGGGGGCGATGACCTTGGCGATCATGACCCGCGCGAGTTTGGGCCATACCGGCCGGCCGAAGCACGCCGATTCGAAAACGGTCTTGATCTATGTGCTGGTCAATCTGGGTGCCGTGCTGCGGGTCGTCGTGCCGACTCCCGACGCACCGACGGCTCTGACGCATCTCATGCTCATCGTGGCCGCGGTCGGCTGGAGCGGGGCCTATATCCTATTCGCCTTGATCTACGGACCGTTCCTCCTTCGCCCGAGCCTCGACGACTGA
- a CDS encoding XRE family transcriptional regulator gives MARTKTRKMLTVRTAEDLGHALGLSAADTAEMEFRSDLTVSLAKIIQSGRLTHADIAKRAGTSRTRVTAIANGNTQGGSTDVLIRVLVATGYRAEVRVKRTAA, from the coding sequence ATGGCAAGGACTAAAACTCGCAAGATGCTCACAGTTCGGACCGCTGAAGATCTCGGCCACGCGTTAGGGTTGTCCGCGGCCGACACGGCCGAAATGGAGTTTCGATCTGACCTCACAGTCTCGCTCGCCAAGATCATTCAATCCGGACGGCTCACGCATGCGGACATCGCCAAGCGCGCCGGAACGTCGAGGACCAGAGTGACAGCCATTGCGAACGGAAACACCCAGGGCGGGTCGACCGATGTGCTCATCAGGGTCCTCGTCGCAACAGGCTATCGTGCGGAAGTGCGAGTGAAAAGAACAGCGGCCTAG
- a CDS encoding nuclear transport factor 2 family protein — MKPLNGVLAWLLIVAVIPACTGKEETTSGEQKGTGAARTQEEVLLEKTITDLASRGTEFPKTKDSQSILRFYSRGYAGINNGKSESLKDIEKYLSDLIERINRGEPIGVSAKVSNIKTSVTGPSGWATYDYDYKVGRGGVVLQAEQGKCTTIFRKQGDSWLIQHDHCSTESPPIFLR; from the coding sequence ATGAAACCATTGAATGGTGTTCTGGCGTGGCTCCTGATTGTGGCTGTCATTCCAGCTTGTACAGGGAAGGAAGAGACGACGAGTGGTGAGCAAAAGGGAACCGGAGCAGCAAGAACGCAAGAGGAAGTTCTCCTCGAAAAGACCATCACTGATCTGGCCAGCCGAGGGACGGAATTCCCGAAAACAAAAGACTCACAATCGATCCTTCGCTTCTATTCTCGAGGTTACGCTGGGATCAATAACGGAAAGTCTGAGTCTCTGAAGGACATTGAGAAGTACCTCTCCGACCTTATCGAGCGAATCAATCGCGGTGAACCTATCGGTGTCTCGGCAAAAGTGTCTAACATCAAAACAAGTGTCACTGGTCCGTCAGGATGGGCGACGTATGATTATGACTATAAGGTAGGCCGTGGCGGAGTCGTTCTACAGGCTGAGCAAGGCAAATGCACGACGATTTTCAGGAAGCAAGGGGACTCGTGGCTCATCCAACATGATCACTGTTCGACGGAAAGCCCTCCGATTTTTCTACGATGA
- a CDS encoding tetratricopeptide repeat protein, translating into MGPLKGSALMRHVLLTVLLVAAGATVSAASSYTDAVSAIHRDDYDLAARLFSPLAEQGDAGAQSFLGVLYANGLGVPQRYDEAWRWYRRAALQGDAAAQFHLAVLYAGGQGVPQSYEKAVQWYRRAADRGVAAAQLQLGVLYANGQGVPQSYDEAVQWYRRAADRGVAAAQLQLGVSYANGQGVSQSYDEAIQWYRRAAEQGDARAQSHLGVLYAHGQGLPKDYRAALQWYRRAAEQGDALAQFELGVLYANGQGVPQSYEKAVQWYRRAADQGDAVAQFNLGVRYDNGQGVPQSYKEAGRWYRRAAEQGHARAQSNLGVLYAQGQGVPTDVIRAYMWLTVAVEGSKDDDLKTAIRNQTTVASGMTAAQIEQAQEMARRCRDTQFLQCE; encoded by the coding sequence GTGGGTCCGTTGAAAGGCAGCGCATTGATGCGGCATGTCCTCCTCACCGTGCTCTTGGTCGCAGCTGGTGCGACCGTCTCGGCGGCTTCTTCTTATACGGATGCCGTCTCTGCGATTCATCGTGATGACTATGACCTCGCGGCGCGACTCTTCTCTCCTCTCGCCGAGCAGGGAGATGCAGGGGCGCAGAGTTTTCTGGGTGTGCTCTATGCCAACGGGCTAGGCGTGCCGCAGCGGTATGACGAGGCCTGGCGGTGGTATCGTCGGGCCGCTCTCCAGGGAGATGCCGCGGCACAGTTCCATCTCGCGGTGCTGTATGCTGGCGGACAGGGCGTGCCCCAGAGCTATGAAAAGGCCGTCCAGTGGTATCGACGGGCGGCTGACCGGGGAGTGGCCGCGGCACAGTTGCAACTGGGTGTGTTGTATGCCAACGGGCAAGGCGTGCCCCAGAGCTATGATGAGGCGGTCCAGTGGTATCGGCGGGCCGCTGACCGAGGAGTGGCCGCGGCGCAGCTGCAACTCGGTGTGTCGTATGCCAATGGGCAAGGCGTGTCCCAGAGCTATGATGAGGCGATCCAGTGGTATCGACGGGCGGCTGAGCAGGGAGATGCGAGAGCACAGAGCCATTTGGGTGTGTTGTACGCCCACGGGCAGGGCCTGCCGAAGGACTATCGTGCGGCCCTACAATGGTACCGGCGGGCCGCGGAACAGGGAGATGCGCTCGCACAGTTCGAGCTGGGTGTGCTGTATGCCAATGGACAGGGCGTGCCGCAGAGCTATGAAAAGGCCGTCCAGTGGTATCGGCGGGCCGCCGATCAGGGAGACGCGGTGGCGCAGTTCAATCTGGGTGTGAGGTATGACAATGGGCAGGGGGTGCCGCAGAGCTATAAAGAGGCCGGGCGGTGGTATCGTCGCGCGGCTGAGCAGGGACATGCACGGGCGCAGAGCAATCTCGGCGTGTTGTATGCCCAGGGGCAGGGTGTGCCGACAGACGTGATTCGCGCGTACATGTGGCTCACCGTCGCGGTCGAAGGGTCGAAAGACGATGATCTGAAGACCGCGATCAGGAATCAAACCACTGTGGCTTCAGGCATGACTGCCGCGCAGATTGAGCAGGCGCAGGAGATGGCGCGGCGCTGCCGGGACACTCAGTTCTTGCAATGTGAGTAG
- a CDS encoding HNH endonuclease, with the protein MRLWVGVTDGDWYRYLSKRPDLDEVNFWQPGGNREFSALSPGELFLFKLHYPENMIVGGGFFATSSILPCSLAWETFGEKNGANTYAEMRRRIEKYRKSEPQPHEDYKVGCIIVEQPFFLGRSTWIAVPSSFAKNIVSGKRYDIASQDGRELWESVQTALRAQGVSNQYASDSPRPVYGESVLITPRIGQGAFRVMVTDTYERRCAITKERALPVLQAAHIKPVAEGGQHRIDNGLLLRSDVHTLFDRGYLTVTPDYTVQVSRRLKMDFDNGEHYFQLQGTKIWVPPHLNDQPSREVLEWHADTVFMG; encoded by the coding sequence ATGAGACTCTGGGTCGGTGTGACGGACGGAGATTGGTATCGGTATCTCAGCAAGCGTCCAGACCTCGATGAAGTGAATTTCTGGCAGCCAGGAGGAAATCGCGAGTTTAGTGCGCTCTCTCCTGGCGAATTGTTCCTTTTTAAGCTGCATTACCCCGAAAATATGATCGTGGGCGGTGGCTTCTTTGCTACGTCCTCAATTCTTCCATGTAGTCTCGCTTGGGAAACCTTTGGTGAGAAGAACGGAGCCAACACCTATGCGGAGATGAGGCGCCGCATTGAAAAGTATCGAAAATCGGAGCCCCAGCCGCACGAAGATTACAAAGTTGGATGCATCATCGTTGAGCAGCCATTCTTTCTTGGGAGATCAACTTGGATCGCTGTCCCATCGAGTTTCGCGAAGAACATAGTTTCAGGAAAAAGATATGACATCGCATCGCAGGATGGGAGAGAGCTGTGGGAGTCAGTTCAAACCGCACTAAGAGCACAGGGTGTGTCCAATCAATATGCGTCAGATAGCCCGAGACCCGTCTATGGCGAGTCCGTTCTTATTACACCCCGTATTGGGCAGGGTGCATTTCGTGTGATGGTGACGGATACGTACGAGAGAAGGTGTGCTATCACAAAAGAAAGAGCCTTACCCGTGCTTCAAGCGGCCCATATCAAGCCGGTGGCAGAGGGTGGCCAACATCGAATCGACAATGGCCTTCTTCTCCGATCCGATGTGCATACCTTGTTTGACCGAGGCTATCTAACGGTGACACCTGATTACACGGTGCAAGTGAGCCGCCGTTTAAAGATGGATTTCGATAATGGCGAACATTATTTCCAGTTGCAAGGAACGAAAATATGGGTGCCACCTCATCTCAACGACCAACCCAGTCGAGAAGTCCTAGAGTGGCATGCTGATACCGTGTTTATGGGATGA
- a CDS encoding type II toxin-antitoxin system RelE/ParE family toxin, whose amino-acid sequence MTCQVFLSEKAQQDLDSFPDKITHQILADCARLAHDPIPDGKRIKKLQGFKERLYRLRAGDYRVVFKRSGNRIDIVRILTKPDFQRAY is encoded by the coding sequence GTGACCTGCCAGGTCTTTCTGTCTGAAAAAGCTCAACAGGACCTGGACTCCTTCCCTGATAAGATCACCCATCAGATTCTCGCCGACTGCGCCCGCCTCGCGCACGATCCCATCCCGGACGGAAAGCGGATCAAGAAGTTGCAGGGGTTCAAGGAACGTCTCTATCGGCTGAGAGCCGGCGACTATCGCGTGGTGTTCAAACGGTCTGGGAATCGTATTGACATCGTGCGCATTCTCACCAAGCCTGACTTTCAAAGGGCCTATTGA
- a CDS encoding PilZ domain-containing protein, with translation MKQPVKSKRRKIGSARFEVKMDVQFLGLTPEGLEIEGIGVVRNLSMRGALIETRAYVTPADQLTLFVTLPNQADLLEIPAVAVRWVVRRHQLGVEFLKLDRKTSLQLMRYLSDIYNTTRAQRKAV, from the coding sequence ATGAAGCAACCAGTGAAGAGCAAGAGAAGAAAGATCGGCTCAGCTCGCTTCGAAGTGAAGATGGATGTGCAGTTCTTAGGGCTGACCCCTGAAGGACTAGAAATTGAAGGAATCGGAGTTGTCCGCAATTTGTCGATGCGCGGGGCCCTCATTGAGACCCGTGCGTACGTGACGCCGGCCGACCAACTGACATTGTTCGTGACGCTCCCAAACCAGGCCGATCTCTTGGAAATACCCGCGGTCGCCGTTCGGTGGGTCGTACGACGCCATCAACTGGGGGTTGAGTTTCTCAAGCTGGACAGAAAAACGTCGTTGCAGCTCATGAGATATCTGTCCGATATATACAATACGACTCGGGCGCAACGTAAGGCTGTGTAA
- a CDS encoding type II toxin-antitoxin system PemK/MazF family toxin, giving the protein MGPERLDVVASRFEIFLVRLDPTEGREIRKTRPCLVISPDEMNQHIDTIIVAPMTTKGRPYPTRVPVRFKGKSGQIVLDQIRTIDKSRLVKRLGKIDEATRAHVPALLAELFAP; this is encoded by the coding sequence GTGGGACCGGAAAGACTGGACGTGGTAGCCTCCCGGTTCGAGATCTTTCTCGTCCGGCTCGACCCGACAGAGGGTCGTGAAATTCGCAAGACCCGACCCTGCCTCGTCATCTCCCCGGACGAAATGAATCAACACATCGATACGATTATCGTGGCCCCCATGACCACCAAGGGCCGGCCATATCCCACACGTGTGCCGGTTCGGTTCAAAGGAAAGTCCGGGCAGATCGTGCTAGATCAAATCAGGACCATAGACAAGAGCCGGTTGGTCAAACGCCTGGGGAAGATCGACGAAGCCACCCGCGCGCACGTACCCGCCTTGCTCGCTGAATTGTTCGCCCCCTAG